The following coding sequences lie in one Klebsiella huaxiensis genomic window:
- the pduJ gene encoding propanediol utilization microcompartment protein PduJ — MNNALGLVETKGLVGAIEAADAMVKSANVQLVGYEKIGSGLITVMVRGDVGAVKAAVDAGSAAASVVGEVKSCHVIPRPHSDVEAILPKA; from the coding sequence ATGAATAACGCACTGGGACTGGTTGAAACAAAAGGGCTGGTCGGCGCCATTGAAGCCGCCGATGCGATGGTGAAATCCGCCAACGTGCAGCTGGTGGGCTATGAAAAAATTGGCTCTGGTCTGATTACCGTGATGGTTCGCGGCGATGTTGGCGCGGTTAAAGCAGCCGTAGACGCAGGCAGCGCGGCGGCAAGCGTAGTGGGTGAAGTGAAATCCTGCCACGTTATCCCGCGTCCGCACAGCGACGTTGAGGCCATTTTACCGAAAGCTTGA
- the pduH gene encoding propanediol dehydratase reactivase beta subunit PduH — protein MDSNHTTPAIVITAIDDCASLWGEVLLGIEEEGIPFLLQHHPTGDVVDSAWQAARSSPLLVGIACDRRTLVVHYKNLPASAPLFTLMHHQDSQAQRNTGNNAARLVKGIPFRDLHA, from the coding sequence ATGGACAGTAACCACACCACTCCGGCTATCGTCATTACCGCTATCGACGACTGCGCCAGCCTCTGGGGCGAAGTGCTGTTGGGTATCGAAGAGGAAGGCATCCCTTTCCTGCTTCAACATCACCCGACTGGAGACGTCGTAGACAGCGCCTGGCAGGCGGCGCGCAGCTCGCCGCTGCTGGTCGGCATTGCCTGCGATCGGCGCACGCTGGTCGTGCACTACAAGAATTTACCCGCATCAGCGCCGCTTTTTACGCTGATGCATCATCAGGACAGTCAAGCCCAACGCAACACAGGTAACAACGCGGCACGGCTCGTCAAAGGGATCCCTTTTCGGGATCTCCATGCTTAA
- the pduG gene encoding propanediol dehydratase reactivase alpha subunit PduG, translated as MRYIAGIDIGNSSTEVALATLDGAGTLTITHSALAETTGIKGTLRNVFGIQEALALAAKRAGINVSDISLIRINEATPVIGDVAMETITETIITESTMIGHNPKTPGGVGLGVGITITPEELLTRPADSSYILVVSSAFDFADIANVINASMRAGYQITGVILQRDDGVLVSNRLEKPLPIVDEVLYIDRIPLGMLAAIEVAVPGKVIETLSNPYGIATVFNLTADETKNIVPMARALIGNRSAVVVKTPSGDVKARAIPAGNLELLAQGRTVRVDVAAGAEAIMKAVDGCNKLDNVTGEAGTNIGGMLEHVRQTMAELTNKPSSEIFIQDLLAVDTSVPVSVTGGLAGEFSLEQAVGIASMVKSDRLQMAMIAREIEQKLNIDVQIGGAEAEAAILGALTTPGTTRPLAILDLGAGSTDASIINPKGEIIATHLAGAGDMVTMIIARELGLEDRYLAEEIKKYPLAKVESLFHLRHEDGSVQFFPTPLPPAVFARVCVVKPDGLVPLPGDLALEKVRAIRRSAKERVFVTNALRALRQVSPTGNIRDIPFVVLVGGSSLDFEVPQLVTDALAHYRLVAGRGNIRGSEGPRNAVATGLILSWYKEFAHGQ; from the coding sequence ATGCGATATATAGCTGGCATTGACATCGGCAACTCATCAACGGAAGTCGCGCTGGCGACGCTTGATGGCGCAGGCACACTGACGATTACGCACAGCGCGCTGGCGGAAACCACCGGAATCAAAGGCACGTTGCGTAACGTGTTTGGCATTCAGGAAGCGTTGGCCCTCGCCGCAAAGCGCGCGGGGATCAATGTCAGCGATATTTCGCTCATTCGCATTAACGAAGCCACGCCGGTCATTGGCGATGTGGCGATGGAGACGATTACCGAAACCATCATCACCGAATCGACAATGATCGGCCATAACCCGAAAACGCCGGGTGGAGTAGGCCTTGGTGTGGGTATCACGATTACGCCGGAGGAGCTGTTAACCCGCCCGGCGGACTCGTCCTATATTCTGGTGGTGTCATCGGCATTCGATTTTGCCGACATCGCCAACGTCATCAACGCCTCTATGCGCGCCGGATACCAGATTACCGGCGTCATTTTGCAGCGCGATGATGGCGTACTGGTCAGCAATCGACTGGAAAAACCGCTGCCGATTGTTGATGAAGTTCTGTACATCGACCGCATTCCGCTGGGGATGCTGGCGGCGATTGAAGTCGCCGTTCCGGGGAAGGTTATCGAAACCCTCTCCAACCCTTACGGTATCGCCACCGTATTTAACCTCACCGCCGATGAGACGAAAAATATCGTGCCAATGGCGCGTGCGCTGATCGGCAACCGCTCTGCAGTGGTGGTCAAAACGCCCTCTGGCGACGTCAAAGCGCGCGCCATACCTGCCGGTAATCTGGAACTGCTGGCTCAAGGACGTACCGTGCGCGTCGATGTTGCCGCCGGTGCCGAAGCCATCATGAAAGCGGTCGATGGTTGCAACAAACTCGATAACGTGACCGGCGAGGCCGGGACCAACATCGGCGGCATGCTGGAACACGTGCGTCAGACCATGGCCGAACTGACCAACAAGCCCAGCAGCGAGATTTTTATTCAGGATCTGTTAGCCGTTGATACTTCTGTACCCGTCAGCGTCACCGGAGGTCTTGCAGGGGAGTTCTCGCTGGAACAGGCCGTCGGCATCGCTTCGATGGTGAAATCAGACCGTCTGCAAATGGCGATGATTGCCCGTGAAATCGAACAAAAGCTCAATATCGACGTGCAAATCGGCGGTGCTGAGGCCGAAGCCGCGATTCTGGGCGCGTTAACCACGCCGGGTACCACCCGACCGCTGGCGATCCTCGATCTCGGCGCAGGTTCTACAGATGCGTCAATCATCAACCCCAAAGGCGAAATTATCGCCACCCACCTCGCCGGTGCAGGCGATATGGTCACGATGATCATTGCCCGCGAGCTGGGGCTGGAAGACCGCTATCTGGCGGAGGAGATCAAGAAATACCCGCTAGCCAAGGTCGAAAGCCTGTTCCACTTACGTCACGAGGACGGCAGCGTCCAGTTCTTCCCGACGCCGCTGCCTCCCGCCGTGTTCGCCCGCGTCTGCGTGGTGAAACCCGATGGACTGGTGCCGCTTCCCGGCGATTTAGCGCTGGAAAAGGTGCGCGCCATTCGCCGCAGCGCTAAAGAACGCGTCTTCGTCACCAACGCCCTGCGCGCCCTGCGTCAGGTCAGCCCCACCGGCAACATTCGCGATATTCCGTTCGTGGTGCTGGTCGGCGGCTCATCGCTGGATTTCGAGGTTCCGCAGCTGGTCACCGATGCGCTGGCGCATTACCGCCTGGTTGCCGGGCGAGGAAATATTCGCGGCAGCGAAGGCCCAAGAAACGCGGTGGCAACTGGCCTGATTCTCTCCTGGTATAAGGAGTTTGCTCATGGACAGTAA
- the pduE gene encoding propanediol dehydratase small subunit PduE, with the protein MNTDAIESMVRDVLSRMNSLQGDAPAAAPVASDATRSAKVSDYPLANKHPEWVKTATNKTLDDFTLENVLSNKVTAQDMRITPETLRLQASIAKDAGRDRLAMNFERAAELTAVPDDRILEIYNALRPYRSTKEELIAMADDLESRYQAKICAAFVREAATLYVERKKLKGDD; encoded by the coding sequence ATGAATACCGACGCAATTGAATCGATGGTTCGGGACGTATTGAGCCGCATGAACAGCCTGCAGGGCGATGCGCCAGCGGCGGCTCCTGTCGCTAGTGACGCGACCCGTAGCGCAAAAGTTAGCGATTATCCGCTGGCGAACAAACATCCGGAGTGGGTGAAAACCGCCACCAACAAAACGCTGGATGACTTCACGCTGGAAAACGTGCTGAGCAATAAAGTCACCGCTCAGGATATGCGTATTACCCCGGAAACCCTGCGTTTACAGGCGTCTATCGCCAAAGATGCGGGTCGCGACAGGCTGGCGATGAACTTTGAACGCGCCGCCGAACTGACCGCAGTACCGGACGATCGCATTCTTGAAATCTACAACGCTCTTCGCCCGTATCGTTCCACCAAAGAAGAGCTGATAGCAATGGCTGACGATCTCGAAAGCCGCTATCAGGCAAAAATTTGCGCAGCTTTTGTTCGTGAAGCGGCAACGCTGTACGTCGAGCGCAAAAAACTCAAAGGCGACGATTAG
- the pduD gene encoding propanediol dehydratase medium subunit PduD yields the protein MEINEKLLRQIIEDVLRDMKGSDKPVSFNAPAASTAPQTAAPAGDGFLTEVGEARQGTQQDEVIIAVGPAFGLAQTVNIVGLPHKSILREVIAGIEEEGVKARVIRCFKSSDVAFVAVEGNRLSGSGISIGIQSKGTTVIHQQGLPPLSNLELFPQAPLLTLETYRQIGKNAARYAKRESPQPVPTLNDQMARPKYQAKSAILHIKETKYVVTGKNPQELRVAL from the coding sequence ATGGAAATTAATGAAAAATTGCTGCGCCAGATAATTGAAGACGTGCTCCGCGATATGAAGGGCAGCGATAAACCCGTCTCGTTTAATGCGCCTGCGGCATCCACTGCACCACAGACCGCTGCGCCTGCGGGCGACGGCTTTCTGACCGAAGTGGGCGAAGCTCGCCAGGGCACTCAGCAGGACGAAGTCATTATCGCCGTCGGCCCGGCATTTGGCCTGGCGCAGACCGTCAATATCGTCGGCTTACCGCATAAGAGCATTTTGCGCGAAGTCATTGCCGGTATCGAAGAAGAAGGCGTCAAAGCGCGCGTGATTCGCTGCTTTAAATCCTCCGACGTGGCGTTTGTCGCCGTTGAAGGCAACCGTCTGAGCGGCTCGGGTATCTCCATCGGCATCCAGTCGAAAGGCACCACGGTTATCCATCAACAGGGACTGCCGCCGCTCTCCAACCTGGAGCTGTTCCCGCAGGCACCGCTGCTGACGCTGGAAACCTATCGGCAGATTGGTAAAAACGCCGCCCGCTATGCGAAGCGCGAATCACCGCAGCCGGTCCCTACGCTTAATGACCAGATGGCACGCCCGAAATACCAGGCGAAGTCGGCCATTTTGCACATTAAAGAGACCAAATACGTCGTGACGGGCAAAAACCCGCAGGAACTGCGCGTGGCGCTTTGA
- the pduC gene encoding propanediol dehydratase large subunit PduC: protein MRSKRFEALAKRPVNQDGFVKEWIEEGFIAMESPNDPKPSIKIVNGAVTELDGKPVSEFDLIDHFIARYGINLNRAEEVMAMDSVKLANMLCDPNVKRSDIVPLTTAMTPAKIVEVVSHMNVVEMMMSMQKMRARRTPSQQAHVTNVKDNPVQIAADAAEGAWRGFDEQETTVAVARYAPFNAIALLVGSQVGRPGVLTQCSLEEATELKLGMLGHTCYAETISVYGTEPVFTDGDDTPWSKGFLASSYASRGLKMRFTSGSGSEVQMGYAEGKSMLYLEARCIYITKAAGVQGLQNGSVSCIGVPSAVPSGIRAVLAENLICSSLDLECASSNDQTFTHSDMRRTARLLMQFLPGTDFISSGYSAVPNYDNMFAGSNEDAEDFDDYNVIQRDLKVDGGLRPVREEDVIAIRNKAARALQAVFAGMGLPPITDEEVEAATYAHGSKDMPERNIVEDIKFAQEIISKNRNGLEVVKALAQGGFTDVAQDMLNIQKAKLTGDYLHTSAIIVGDGQVLSAVNDVNDYAGPATGYRLQGERWEEIKNIPGALDPNEID, encoded by the coding sequence ATGAGATCGAAAAGATTTGAAGCACTCGCGAAACGCCCTGTGAATCAGGACGGCTTCGTTAAAGAGTGGATCGAAGAAGGCTTTATCGCGATGGAAAGCCCGAACGACCCGAAACCGTCGATTAAAATCGTAAACGGCGCGGTGACCGAGCTGGACGGGAAACCGGTTAGCGAATTCGACCTGATCGACCACTTTATTGCCCGCTACGGTATTAACCTGAATCGTGCAGAAGAAGTCATGGCGATGGATTCGGTCAAGCTGGCGAACATGCTGTGCGATCCCAATGTAAAACGCAGCGACATCGTCCCCCTGACCACCGCCATGACCCCGGCGAAAATTGTCGAAGTGGTTTCGCATATGAACGTCGTCGAGATGATGATGTCGATGCAGAAAATGCGCGCACGCCGCACCCCTTCTCAACAGGCGCACGTCACCAACGTCAAAGATAACCCGGTGCAAATTGCCGCCGACGCCGCCGAAGGCGCATGGCGCGGGTTTGATGAGCAAGAGACGACGGTTGCGGTAGCGCGTTATGCCCCGTTCAACGCCATCGCTCTGCTGGTAGGTTCACAGGTAGGTCGTCCGGGCGTGCTGACTCAGTGCTCCCTGGAAGAAGCCACCGAGCTGAAGCTCGGTATGTTAGGCCACACCTGCTATGCGGAAACTATTTCCGTATACGGTACTGAACCTGTATTTACCGACGGCGACGATACTCCGTGGTCGAAGGGCTTCCTGGCCTCGTCCTACGCCTCTCGCGGCCTGAAAATGCGCTTCACCTCCGGTTCTGGCTCTGAAGTACAGATGGGCTACGCCGAAGGTAAATCGATGCTTTATCTGGAAGCGCGCTGCATCTATATCACCAAAGCCGCTGGCGTTCAGGGTCTGCAAAATGGCTCCGTAAGCTGTATCGGCGTGCCGTCTGCCGTGCCATCAGGCATTCGTGCGGTGCTGGCGGAAAACCTGATTTGCTCATCGCTGGATCTGGAATGCGCCTCCAGTAATGACCAGACCTTCACCCACTCCGATATGCGTCGTACCGCACGCCTGCTGATGCAGTTCCTGCCGGGTACCGACTTTATCTCTTCCGGTTATTCCGCGGTGCCGAACTACGACAACATGTTCGCCGGTTCCAACGAAGATGCGGAAGATTTTGACGATTACAACGTTATCCAGCGCGACCTGAAAGTGGACGGCGGTCTGCGTCCGGTTCGCGAAGAAGACGTTATCGCTATTCGTAACAAAGCGGCTCGCGCCCTGCAGGCCGTGTTTGCCGGAATGGGTCTGCCGCCAATTACCGACGAAGAAGTCGAAGCCGCGACCTACGCCCACGGTTCGAAAGATATGCCGGAACGTAACATCGTTGAAGATATCAAGTTCGCACAGGAAATCATCAGCAAAAACCGTAACGGCCTGGAAGTGGTGAAAGCGCTGGCTCAGGGCGGATTTACCGATGTTGCGCAGGACATGCTCAACATCCAGAAAGCCAAGCTGACCGGGGACTATTTGCACACCTCCGCCATTATCGTCGGCGACGGACAGGTGCTCTCTGCGGTTAATGACGTCAATGACTATGCCGGTCCGGCAACGGGTTATCGCCTGCAGGGAGAACGCTGGGAAGAGATTAAAAACATCCCTGGCGCTCTTGATCCCAACGAGATTGATTAA
- the pduB gene encoding propanediol utilization microcompartment protein PduB, translating into MSSNELVEQIMAQVIARVATPEQQATPTHPHPIRETAMAEKSCSLTEFVGTAIGDTLGLVIANVDTALLDAMKLEKRYRSIGILGARTGAGPHIMAADEAVKATNTEVVSIELPRDTKGGAGHGSLIILGGNDVSDVKRGIEVALKELDRTFGDVYGNEAGHIELQYTARASYALEKAFGAPIGRACGIIVGAPASVGVLMADTALKSANVEVVAYSSPAHGTSFSNEAILVISGDSGAVRQAVTSAREIGKTVLATLGSEPKNDRPSYI; encoded by the coding sequence ATGAGCAGCAATGAGCTGGTTGAACAGATCATGGCGCAGGTGATTGCCCGAGTGGCAACGCCGGAACAGCAGGCCACCCCTACTCACCCCCATCCTATACGAGAGACGGCTATGGCAGAAAAAAGCTGCAGTTTAACGGAATTTGTCGGGACCGCCATTGGCGACACCCTGGGTCTGGTTATCGCTAACGTCGATACCGCCCTGCTGGACGCGATGAAGCTTGAAAAGCGCTATCGCTCCATCGGCATTCTTGGCGCACGTACCGGCGCAGGTCCGCACATTATGGCGGCGGACGAAGCGGTGAAAGCCACTAACACCGAAGTGGTCAGCATCGAACTTCCTCGCGATACCAAAGGCGGAGCAGGTCACGGTTCGCTGATTATTTTAGGCGGCAACGACGTTTCTGACGTCAAGCGCGGTATCGAAGTCGCGCTGAAAGAGCTCGATCGTACCTTCGGCGATGTTTACGGCAACGAAGCCGGGCATATCGAGCTGCAATACACCGCCCGCGCCAGCTACGCCCTTGAAAAAGCGTTCGGTGCGCCCATTGGTCGAGCCTGCGGCATCATCGTCGGCGCTCCGGCTTCCGTCGGTGTGTTAATGGCTGATACTGCTCTGAAATCAGCCAACGTTGAAGTGGTCGCTTACAGCTCTCCGGCGCACGGCACGAGCTTCAGTAACGAAGCCATTTTGGTGATTTCTGGCGACTCCGGCGCAGTCCGTCAGGCGGTCACCTCCGCCCGCGAAATTGGCAAAACTGTCCTTGCGACCCTCGGTTCTGAACCGAAAAACGATCGCCCGTCCTACATCTAA
- the pduA gene encoding propanediol utilization microcompartment protein PduA — MQQEALGMVETKGLTAAIEAADAMVKSANVMLVGYEKIGSGLVTVIVRGDVGAVKAATDAGSAAARNVGEVKAVHVIPRPHSDVEKILPKGISQ, encoded by the coding sequence ATGCAACAAGAAGCACTAGGAATGGTAGAAACCAAAGGCTTAACCGCAGCCATAGAGGCCGCTGATGCAATGGTTAAATCGGCCAATGTGATGTTAGTGGGCTATGAAAAGATTGGCTCCGGGCTGGTAACCGTCATCGTCCGCGGCGATGTCGGTGCGGTTAAAGCGGCAACCGATGCAGGTTCCGCCGCCGCACGCAACGTGGGTGAAGTGAAAGCCGTACACGTCATCCCACGTCCTCACTCCGATGTAGAAAAAATCTTACCGAAGGGAATTAGCCAATGA
- the pduF gene encoding propanediol diffusion facilitator PduF, whose product MNDSLKAQCTAEFLGTGLFLFFGIGCLSALKVAGASLGLWEICIIWGLGISLAVYLTSGISGGHLNPAVTVALWLFACFPGRKVFPYIIAQVAGAFGGAVLAYVLYSTMFTEFEATHHIVRGSVESLQLASIFSTYPAVSLSLWHAALVEVVITSMLMGMIMALTDDGNGVPKGPLAPLLIGLLVAVIGASTGPLTGFAMNPARDFGPKLFTWMAGWGDIAMTGGRDIPYFIVPIVAPLIGACLGAAIYRYLIGNNLPCNTCKLED is encoded by the coding sequence ATGAATGATTCGCTAAAAGCGCAATGTACCGCCGAGTTTTTGGGCACCGGGCTATTTTTGTTTTTTGGCATCGGTTGCCTGAGTGCGTTAAAGGTGGCGGGAGCAAGCCTCGGATTGTGGGAGATTTGCATCATATGGGGATTGGGGATCTCTCTTGCTGTCTATCTGACCTCAGGAATATCCGGTGGCCATCTCAACCCTGCTGTTACCGTCGCGTTGTGGTTATTTGCTTGTTTTCCGGGACGAAAAGTTTTTCCTTACATCATTGCACAGGTCGCAGGCGCCTTTGGCGGAGCTGTGCTGGCCTACGTGCTTTACAGCACAATGTTTACCGAGTTTGAAGCCACACACCATATCGTGCGCGGTAGCGTAGAGAGCCTGCAGCTGGCAAGCATCTTTAGTACCTATCCGGCGGTATCATTGAGCCTCTGGCATGCGGCGCTGGTCGAAGTGGTGATTACCTCCATGCTGATGGGGATGATTATGGCACTGACTGACGATGGTAACGGTGTGCCAAAAGGGCCGCTGGCTCCGCTGCTGATTGGTTTGCTGGTCGCGGTTATTGGCGCATCCACCGGGCCCCTTACCGGGTTTGCGATGAATCCGGCGCGTGATTTTGGACCGAAGCTGTTTACGTGGATGGCGGGCTGGGGTGATATCGCGATGACTGGCGGACGGGATATTCCGTACTTTATTGTGCCGATTGTTGCACCGTTAATCGGGGCCTGTCTGGGGGCGGCTATCTATCGTTATCTGATTGGTAATAACTTACCTTGTAATACCTGTAAATTAGAGGATTGA
- the pocR gene encoding transcriptional regulator PocR: MISASTLNSELINKIAQDFAQATSLAVVVVNIHGDEISELFNFTPFCQLMRQHPQHSTRCRMSDRCGGLEASKTDQLCIYRCHAGLTDFSIPLVIAGHLVGFVLCGQVRLSNDVELVDILNVDDRWQADPELVKAFRDVPEMDYSRVIASADLLKLIVENCLKKQLNFVVIKDNPQQPEPARASRAVSPHDSKMKKALRYIDAHLSDELRLEDVAAHVYLSPYYFSKLFKKYQGIGFNAWVNHQRMVSAKELLCHSDWSIASIARNLGFSQTSYFCKVFRQAYQVTPQAYRQQINARSQTEPF; encoded by the coding sequence ATGATTTCTGCGAGCACACTGAACTCAGAACTCATCAATAAAATCGCACAGGATTTTGCGCAGGCCACCAGTCTGGCGGTTGTGGTAGTCAATATTCACGGTGATGAAATATCTGAACTGTTTAATTTCACTCCTTTTTGCCAGCTTATGCGTCAGCACCCCCAGCACAGCACCCGCTGTCGGATGAGCGACCGTTGCGGCGGTCTTGAGGCTTCAAAAACCGATCAGCTCTGTATCTACCGCTGCCACGCCGGGTTAACCGATTTTTCCATCCCTTTGGTTATTGCCGGGCACCTGGTGGGCTTTGTGCTATGCGGGCAGGTGCGCTTAAGTAACGATGTTGAACTTGTCGACATTTTGAACGTTGATGACCGCTGGCAGGCCGATCCTGAGCTGGTCAAAGCGTTTCGCGACGTACCGGAGATGGACTACTCGCGCGTCATTGCTTCCGCCGATTTACTAAAACTAATAGTAGAAAACTGCCTAAAAAAACAGCTCAATTTTGTCGTGATTAAAGATAATCCGCAGCAGCCTGAACCCGCGCGCGCCAGCCGGGCGGTCAGCCCCCATGACAGTAAAATGAAGAAGGCGTTACGCTATATCGATGCCCATTTGTCTGATGAGCTTCGTCTGGAAGACGTTGCCGCCCATGTTTATCTCAGCCCGTACTACTTCAGTAAGCTGTTCAAGAAATATCAGGGGATCGGCTTTAACGCCTGGGTAAATCATCAGCGGATGGTGAGCGCTAAAGAGCTGCTTTGCCACAGCGACTGGAGTATTGCCAGCATTGCACGAAATTTAGGATTTTCGCAAACTAGCTATTTTTGCAAAGTTTTTCGCCAGGCTTATCAGGTAACTCCGCAGGCTTATCGTCAGCAAATTAATGCCAGATCACAAACTGAACCATTTTAA
- a CDS encoding cobyrinate a,c-diamide synthase: MAARQHAFILAGTGSGCGKTTVTLGLLSLLKQRGMRVQPCKVGPDYLDTGWHTAVSGVASRNLDSFMLPEPVLNALFCEQMQQADIAVIEGVMGLYDGYGTDPNYCSTAAMAKQLGCPVILLVDGKAVSTSIAATVMGFQHFDPSLNIAGVIVNRVNSESHYQLLKGAIERYCALPVLGYVPRVEGVALPERHLGLVTARESLVNQQPWRDFAQTLAQTLDIEQLLTLSQLTSLPVGEWPVLPSLDAGAGLTLALADDEAFNFYYPDNLTLLERCGVNIVRFSPLHDSELPPCQMIWLGGGYPEIHAAALAANTSMLAQLQEAHRRGVAIYAECGGLMYLGSTLEDASGEIYPMANLIPGHSKMGKRLTRFGYCEARAMRQTLLAAPGETLRGHEFHYSDFIPENPAVLACRKVRDGLTLQQWSGGWQVGNTFASYLHLHFAQRPAMLNHWLAAARSAQ; the protein is encoded by the coding sequence ATGGCAGCCAGGCAGCATGCATTTATTCTCGCAGGGACCGGCAGCGGTTGTGGCAAAACCACCGTTACGCTCGGTCTGCTCAGCCTGCTGAAACAGCGCGGCATGCGGGTTCAGCCCTGTAAAGTCGGCCCGGATTATCTCGATACTGGCTGGCATACCGCCGTCAGCGGCGTTGCTTCCCGTAACCTCGACAGCTTCATGCTCCCCGAACCGGTTCTTAATGCGCTGTTTTGTGAACAGATGCAGCAGGCAGACATCGCGGTTATTGAAGGCGTCATGGGTCTTTATGACGGCTACGGCACCGACCCGAATTATTGCAGCACCGCCGCGATGGCCAAACAGCTCGGCTGCCCGGTGATTTTACTGGTCGATGGCAAAGCGGTATCCACCTCCATTGCCGCCACGGTGATGGGATTTCAGCACTTCGATCCCAGCCTGAATATCGCTGGCGTTATCGTCAATCGCGTTAACAGCGAATCCCACTATCAGCTACTGAAAGGCGCTATTGAACGCTACTGCGCGCTGCCGGTTCTCGGCTACGTGCCGCGAGTGGAAGGCGTGGCCTTGCCCGAACGCCATCTGGGGCTGGTGACCGCCCGAGAATCGCTGGTTAACCAGCAGCCGTGGCGCGATTTTGCCCAAACGCTGGCGCAAACTCTGGATATTGAACAGCTCCTTACCCTCAGCCAGCTCACCTCCTTACCCGTCGGGGAGTGGCCTGTGCTGCCGTCGCTTGACGCCGGAGCGGGCCTGACCTTGGCGCTGGCCGACGACGAAGCCTTCAACTTTTACTACCCGGATAACCTCACCCTGCTTGAACGTTGTGGAGTGAATATTGTGCGCTTCAGCCCGCTGCATGATAGTGAACTCCCGCCGTGCCAGATGATCTGGCTCGGCGGCGGCTATCCCGAAATTCACGCTGCAGCGCTGGCGGCCAATACGTCAATGCTGGCGCAACTGCAGGAGGCGCACCGGCGCGGCGTGGCGATTTACGCCGAATGCGGCGGTCTGATGTATCTCGGTAGCACCCTGGAAGACGCCAGCGGTGAAATTTACCCCATGGCCAATCTTATTCCTGGCCATAGCAAGATGGGCAAACGGCTCACCCGCTTTGGCTACTGCGAAGCGAGGGCGATGCGGCAAACGCTGCTGGCAGCACCCGGCGAAACCCTACGCGGGCACGAGTTTCACTACTCAGATTTCATCCCGGAAAATCCGGCAGTGCTGGCCTGCCGTAAAGTGCGTGACGGCCTGACGCTTCAGCAGTGGTCGGGGGGCTGGCAGGTGGGCAACACGTTCGCCAGTTACCTGCATCTGCATTTCGCCCAGCGTCCGGCAATGCTCAATCACTGGCTGGCTGCGGCAAGGAGCGCCCAATGA